The following is a genomic window from Myxocyprinus asiaticus isolate MX2 ecotype Aquarium Trade chromosome 38, UBuf_Myxa_2, whole genome shotgun sequence.
AACTGTCACGAGATTCGCATTTGAGGTAGGGATATGGACATTTAGGGTAATGGTTCGCCTCAACAGTGTAACTACATTTGTAATTACATGCAGGTACTTCAAATTTAAGTACAATGTAACAACCTGTAAAATAAGTACAATAAGTATGTTGCAtcattttatctattttttacattttttttttttaatgcaaagtcAGATATGACCTTTcctattaaggggcaatattttccTCCTGGATTTGATTTGcagggccatttttttttttttttacatttagggcctatttttttctaatcATATAAAAAGCAATGTCAAATACTTTAATGTATTACCATAAAATCTCTATCCTAGTAATTATAGCTTATGTTTTACGTAATATTATGTATACCTAGGCCTagaatagaaaatgaaataaaatacaaaatatatcagctgctaaaaaaaactaaaaaaaaaagttgttgttttttcacttTTTGCCTCCACACATTGAATTTTGGGGAcatttgtcactttcagtggcatttttgccctgagcgtCCATTAATCTCTCACCCTGGCacacagtagttaaagacacctaatataaagtgggtcccacaTTCGAAATCTGAAAATGTTCGTCTCGGACAACAAAACTGCAATTCTTCCATGGTCCCTGGTTCTTGAAGTTTAATCCCCCACTCTTCGAGTCTGGCAATAACTGCCACTTGCCTGGGGTGATGTACGTGGATGTCTGGGGGGCTTGGATGGGAGGAGGTGGACATGGACTTGTGGTGGCGGGTGCGGGATGAGGTGGCGAGGACCGCAGCTGCTGAGGCGGTGGAGGCGCGGGACCCTGGAGTGTTcaggctgggggggggggggggggtgagacgAATCACAACAGCCCCCATGTACGGACACCACCACATACAGAGTGGAGGGAGGTATGGGTGGGGTTGTAAAGCAGACACATTAGATTCAGCAAGGGCGAAGGAACGGTTGTAAAATTGGAGAAATAAAAGGGTTATATCAGACAAAAGATCACACCAGGAGATAAAAATACAACACTCATTTCGATAATGCAGATTTGATCTTCTGGGGTGGGGGAAGGAAGATCAATTTTGgtcttaaaatgtctatttttaggCATTTTTATCACTGAAGATCACACAGCCTGTCAAACTCAAATTAAACCTGCATTATCACTGGAAAGCTCGCTCTGTCGCATTCAGTGAGAATCTATATTGAGATGCAGTGATGATTAAAAGCTTGAAACGGACTGACAGTATAAGCCTTAAAGGCATGATGTGTATTTAAAAGCTACTAACTAATCAACTCAATTATTAAATAGGTAAACTGCATCAAACTTATGATAATACTTGCAGAATAGATAGCAGTATAAAAGCAGATGACAGACTGCAGATGCATGCGTGTattcgtgtgtttgtgtgtgtgatctggTGACAGGTGTTCCGTCAGTGCCATAATGTCTATGCGTTTATTGCTACTCTGCAATTTGACCTTGCACACATACATAAAACTCAGCGTTTTTTCCATGTCAGCATTCTGAATGTGCCGCTGCTCATCACCTCAAGCAAATTTAAACATCCTTATTACACTGCTGCTCTTTTCAGTTcccgtttctctctctctctctctccctctctctctctgtaacctGATAAAGGGGGGTCTGCCAGAGTAACTAATTCCAGATTAAGGGATGGGATTGACTACATGAGTTTCAATCAGTGGTAATGTATCAGTGTGTGTCAGTACATCAGCAGTGCTCTAACTGCAACCACAAGAGTTCAACACAGCACACATTATTGGGCAACATTTAAGACATTTTCCAGGTTATTTACATCGTGAGCCCTATCAACAGCATCTGAGGCATGCTAATGATTACCACAGACCATTTTGACTCACCTCTGtgtttgtaaaaatgaacaaaaaacatgtttactataAAGCAGCTGTCCCAGAATCTTAGCAGGCCATTGAGTttagaagcagacatgtgaagcttgtatttttgttagaccccgtttacacctggtaatacgatgcatctcgggtgatccgagaCGTCGCTGTAAATATGTGGTCCCTTAAAtgagtctcctgtgaccacttgtgtttggatttggaggggagggtctctgtttcatgaccacatacatcaatcactatgtcaatgtgctactgcatgataataaacacaaaaaagtaataaaagtcaAGTCAAAGACCACTATGCAAATAAAACCagcgcactgtttctcccagatgcatttGAAATTCAATCTAAATGCAATTGCAACATTTCTTGCAGAATTATCCATAGTTTTAGTGGAGTTACCTGTATTAACctaagcttcagatgtgtgtgtgcttgtcatctgtgtctctACTTGTTGATATGAGACACACTGAATATcagtgaagttctcatgcttgtacATGTAttcgctttttcaaattttttgactGGACGggtatttccttttaaagtcgcACGttaccggcaaagtttaaactcatcTTCTAGCGCTGCAGGTGATTGACAgttgaggggtggcgcttcactaCTGTTCGGAACGCATTCAGGACAGATTAacctttacacctcaaatgcgatgtggtcacatgcttttttgactacctccataAGTCACATAACGTTTTGCACCCAGTTTACAACTGTGTTAACTTTGActacttgtgatcagatcacccgaaacgcatcctaatacaggtgtaaatggggtcataaAGAACTTACAGGAATCCTTTACTTGAGCTGCAAGTCTTAGCTTTTTCTGCAACTCGGTTCACTGTAAGAGCTGAATTTACTGCGCAGTGTAAAAAAGATATAGAGTTTATACAAGTTGTGAATTTGCAGTCAGATTTAAATGTGATGATGAaataataccaaaacacttcattCTATTGAGCTGCCTTCGCTGGTGGCACTTAAAAACAAACTTACAATGCGACTACTGTAGCCCAATTCACAAACAAATTGCTTTGAGCAGGTTCTTCTATTGAAATGCTCAAAACGactcatacatttacatttattcatttggcagacgattttatccaaagcaacttacaaaaagGGAATAATACAACATAAGAGATTCATCTTGAGACagtagtacgaaaagtgctgcatcacAAAGTTTCAACTGCATCAGAAAAATAGTATCCAAGACTGATTAGTGTGCAGcaagaataaaatataataataataattattattgagtGTATGGACTCACAAACTGATCAGTAATTGGTTTAAATCAGTCTGATGAATTCTTCACTTTATGTCCATTTCTGGTATCCTTGCATGTATCCTAAGcaagtaaccatgtttaatttttagtTGGTCATGACATGAGCGGAAAGACTGGACAAAACTTTGGAAAGACAGGGTTGGTTATATTCTATAACAAGTCTCATGCTAACGTGTAATGACTATGTTATGTTTAAAGAGTGAAACAGccctatatttttttaaaatctatttgtgGTGATGAATGCTTGCCTGCTAGGCTTCCATCATAAGCGTGTAGCTGAAAATGCTTTtcccatttatttgtataaacTGAGGGACCAGTCAAGTGTTGTCTGTGGTTATCGACAGCATACCACATATACACATTGTTGTATTGAATAAATAAGATCTCAAACCTAAGCTGTCAAGCTCTTGAATAGAGGCTTTAGCATTTCACTGCAGCTGTGCATTAATTTGCACACGATTCATTACTCTTTTCTTTAATCCATGCACTAAATCTGAAATCCCAAAGGTGTTGCAAATCTAGCTGAAAAGATTTCAGCTTCGCACTGCATGCCTGAATGTGTGCAATTGTCAATGtgagaatgtatgtgtgtgcatataacAGGATTATGTTTCCAATGCTGGCAGGGCAGCAGACTGACAGAATGAGTCGAGCAGAGAAGCTTTCCAAACAGTCTAAATAtaaacatacatgcatacactaCTTCTAATCGTGTTATTGTTAACAAAAACTCTAATgaaaactacattttttttttcattaactgGTAAAAAGctaacaaactaaaaacaaaactaaTTATAATAAAAGGTTCACAAATTAATTGTAGATACAggatatatttataaaatgtgaaaCCTTTACAGCCTGCCTTTATTTAACATCAAAATGCCACTAGGCGAGCTTGAGAAATTTAATGTCGAtcctaaattgaaaggacaaattgaaattaAAATAGAAACAAAAGCTAAATTATCAAAGGGTTagatcacccaaaactgaaaatcctctcatgatttacttatatTTAAGCCATCCTAGATGAgtttgactttccttcttcagcaaaactgaagtgaagatttttataagcacatttcagctcagtttgtccatacaatgcaagtgaatgggtgccatcagtctgctggctgtttgatggcccaaaaggcatatttaggcaatataaaagtaatcgacgtgactccagttgatcaactaatgtcttctgaagcaaattgattgGTTTGTGTAAAATAtacatagataattaaaactttatattGTTTATTAACACTGGAGTGTTCACACGAGAAGTCAGAAGCACATGCTTtctatacaacagaggaacgaatgtcacggtatagttaggtcatttcaaacagcaatccagcgctggctggaagcaacgatttaaagttaaaaacgttttaattatcaatttgatTCTTACACCAACCattcggtttgcttcagaagacattaattgattgggagtcgtgtggattatttttatgctgcctaaatatgacttttggaccgtcaaagagCCAGCAGAAGACAGATGGCACCTGTATACTTCCACTGTATGGACAAATAGatctgaaatgtgcttatacaaATCTTCACTTAggttctgctgaaaaaggaaagtcatcacatctgggatggcttaaacgtaagtaaatcatgagaggattttcatttttgggtgaactaaccctttaaggctcTTCAATTAAATCCACAAGCCCTTACTTGGTGCGAAAGAAGACCTTTGTGATTCTGTGTTTATTGGAGTaaagaaacatttttacaatCATCTCCACAAAAATAGAGTAAGCGGGCCTCTCCTACTCCATTACAGCgtgttatttataatattttttggtttttctccccttttctccccaatttgaaatgcccaattcccaatgtgctctaagtcctcgtggtggcgtagtgactcgcctcaatccgggtggcagaggacgaatctcagttgcctcagtcgtctgagaccgtcaatccgtgcatcttatcacgtggcttgttgagggcgtTACCGTTTTATGCTGCATAAATAttacttttggaccatcaaatagccagcagtctgatggcacccatttacttgcattgtatgaacaaacagagctgaaatgtgcttataaaaatcttcacttaggttctgctgaagaaggaaagtcatacacatctgtgatggcttaaaggtaagtaaatcatgagagaattttcatgaatgaactaaccctttaattaccAAGCATTTCATTCAGGTCCAGTTTGTAGACCATGAGTTTGATGCCATCTGATTCATCATAAAGTCTGTTTATAAATTGAAATGTGGCAGTACCTGTCCTTGCCATTCTGTACTCCCAGAGTGGCTCTCTCAATGATTGGAGAGTTCCTGCTGCGGCTGGTGCCTGAGGAGAGGATGCTGTTCTATATGACACACAGAGATAAAGCACAGAGAGATTAGTAATTTGAGATCAGAAGCATGCTGTTTATCAGTCTTCAGTTCCACAGGGGTTCTGTACTCACGGTGGAAGGAGTTGGAGTCTTCTTATTGTCTCCGGAGATCAGTGGGCTGGGAGGGACTTTAGTGGAGCTGCCTGAACCAACAATGTGCTTACTGTCGCCCTGAGGACGCTTGGAGGAACTGGAGGAACCTGCGGTGCAGAGGGACAACATGAGAGCTAACTGAAAAGTTTAAAGTTTGTGTTTAAAAGTCAAACAAACCTAAGGGAAATGGTGGCTGATGAGAAGCAGATTAATGGCTTACTTTGGTCTGTTGATCTGCGGGACTTCAGATTGGAGGAACTGCGTTGTCCCTTGTGAGAAGGTGATTGGGCGTTGTTTGTGAGGTCAGTGCCTAGGCGGGGCTTTATTGAGAGTTCATCCAGCTAagagaaatgaataaaaaaaaaaaaaaaaaaagcaccatcaacTTTTCTTTCATACCAGTACACTTCTGCAGAACTCTGGTTTACTCTCGAAACTCTGTATTGTGGTTCTACAAATATTCCCGGCCAGTGTGATGATTTGCTTATCCTTTTTTCCTCGCTTTGggtaagtgtctgctaaatgtttgactgtaatgtaaatgtaacaagCATCAGTATATGGATCCAAACGTAAGTTAGCACACTAtacttcacaaacacacatatatttaAATTGTCTTTCGAGTAACATACCTCCGAGTTCCTATAGTCCAGTAATAAGTAAGTTGCCATGACATCGTTGTATTTTTGGTTGATAAGGGAGTCCTGTATCTCATCTAGAGAATATCCCATACGTAGCATTATATCTGAAGAGATAGATGAAAGAGTTTTAGTAGtattgcttgttatgttcctcactttggataaaagcatctgctaaatgactaaatataaatgtagtagaaaaaaaaaagcttgatgaCATAAAGAAACATAAGTATTTTGCAACATTCTCAAACCTTAATAACTAAAATAGTAttataacaaacaaaaatattactAATACACAATCCACACACAGTAGAGAgacaagaaaacagaaaaaagcatttgaaagcagGAAAAACATCAATCGTTGCTGTAACTCACAAATAAAGACGCTCAGCAAGGAATTCAGATCCAGTCCCTTCACCAAGATTTATCACCCAAATATAACCCATTTCTGTCTCAAATTCCACCCACCAACACCACCACAGCCCCGGGCCACATCTGCCCCACCTCTCTTCCAACCCCCCGCACTGCTGGGGTGCTGACCTGTCCTTTTAGGGTCCTTGTAGTCAGGTTGGGGTTCGATGAAGGGCTTCAGCTCATCATCCTCATGGCCCACGTTCATCCACCTGTCCTTCATTATCTGCTGCTGGGAGTAAGCAGAAGAAAAGAGCAGGAGAATGTTAGAGTAGCTAAACTGTTGACTGCCGGTCTATAGTAGCATGATGCAAAAGGGTCTTTGCTTTTATAAAGGGGGTGTGAAGTGACTGAAATGTGGAGCAGAAATTATTACCCTAAATGTCAACCCAAATTGTGGCTGGTCACTTTAAACAAATGATACAACCCTTTCTTGTCTAGGTGGGCAGTTTTGGCCAGAACCAGCTGCAGTGTGGACCATGCTTAATGCCGATTCGAAATTCAAGTGCGTATGTGTGTACAAACCTCAAGGCTCCCTCTCTTGGTTGGGTTGAGTATGAGGAATTTCTTCAGTAAGTTTTCACAGTCTGTGGACATGTAGAAGGGAATTCTGTACTTGCCCCTCAAAACCCGTTCTCGCAGCTCCTGATAAAACACAAACAACCATTTAGCATATAATTAAAAGTTGTTGTAGATCTGCCCTGAATCTTCTCCGCTCACCTTTAGGTTCTGTCCATCAAATGGCAAAGAACCGCTGACCAGTGTGTACAGTATAACCCCCAGGCTCCAGACGTCCACCTCCGGCCCGTCATACTTTTTGCCCTGAAAGAGCTCGGGGGCAGCATAGGGAGGGCTGCCACAAAATGTATCTAGTTTGTTGCCCAATGTGAACTCATTACTAAAGCCAAAATCAGCAATTTTTATGTTCATGTCTGCATCCAGGAGCAGGTTCTCCGCCTGTACACAACAGAGCGTTTTAAGCAATTTTGTAATTAGGGACAAAAGTAACTGGCTTCAATATTAAAGACTACATAGTGTGAGGATATGTAACTGTTGACCTTGAGGTCTCTGTGGACGATGCGCTTTTGATGACAGTACTGCACTGCTGACACAATctgcacagacaaacaaaacaagTCAGTACCTCTGTCTTCAACATTAGATTGAGTGAATAGCTTTGTTTTAGGCAAACGTGAGCCAGTGTTAGGCCCTATTTAAACCTGGCATTTGCATCTGGTCTTATGTGATCCAACCATAAGTGTTAACACCTGATATTAACAAATCTCAAATGTGTCTCTACTGAATACTTGTGATTGGAATATCGTTATGGGAAGGGTCTCGATTTAGTGAATTACTATGACAGTCTGTCACAGCATGTTGATTTCATGGATATCAAAGGTGTTCTGAAGTGTTCTGCAGGTAAATATATGCTCCTCAAACTTTTTGGactgtttcatttaaaaacatgCCTAGAAAAGGTAAAAACCATATCTTGCTGCAATGACTGCACGTTATGCGAGTAGACAGTCCTTCATTGTTGCAATATCACACATCACACCCCAAAGAGTGTACAGGTGAATAAAACCAAATATGCAGCATCTCACCTGTCTAAATTTGGCTCGGgcctctttctctttcattctaCCATGGGCTACGAGGTAATCAAACACCTCACCTGTAAAGCAAGAGGAACAACAGTCATGCTCATAAGAGAGACAGATAGGGTGCTTACACACAAAAGAAAGCTCTGACGGAGCATTTGACAGATAGGGACGCATCTCTTTTGATAATGTAGAAAGAGCCAGGTCAAGCAGGAGAATAGCAAACTGGAATTCCGGACGCTGCACCAGCCTATCCgaaattctcattggtcaacgATGCCTACGGTATAGGGCGTAGCAGCAACAGTGTCAATCCTGGTCACCTAATGGAAAGTCACTTTCACAAACCCTTTTTCCTCTATGCTTGCAATGTACCACCCCCACTGAAATCAATGAATGCTCAGGGTTTCTCACGTAGCATAAACACCTGGTGAGAAGCCGTCCTTAAATTTACTAAGTGGGAAGGTGGGACAGAGAGCCATTTATTTAAAGGGCAGGGAGGCCAGAACTGTCGTCTTAGAGCTGTGTCCAGGCCATAGTGAACTTCAGAGAAATTTACAGAAGAGTAGAACATTCACAATGCATCAGTTTTGAAGGAGATTTTATGAGATGTAATGAAGTAGACGAAATGAGGTAAAAGTGGGTCAGGAGAGCTCTAACCTCCACTGGCATATTCCATCACCAAGTAGAGGGTCTTCTCTGTCTCAATCACTTCAAATAACTTCACTACAAGAGCGGGGGAAAAGGAAAAAAGGAGTGTAAGGAAGGTTcaacttaaagagacagtacaatttgaaaatgttgtcatttattgtgttccaaacccatttgcctTTCTTGCTTGgaatacaaaatgagatgttatgcagaatgtaaatcacagtcaccattcactttcatctaacgcaaaaaaaaaaaaaaaaaaaaaaaatccaatgaaagtgtatggtgactgagactaacattcgttttgtgtttcagtgaagaaagtcatatgggttttgaacagcaATAGGGTGagcaaacagtaaaaaataaaaaaataaaacaacttcatttttgggtgaactacccctttaaacacATTTTGCATTATTCAAAAACAATATAAGCTGGGCGGTAATGTTACATACAGCATGCTTGATGAGTACccagaataatttttatttgggtTATTCACAGGAGGTTTTACTGCCATCAAATCAAGCTGCACAGAAAAACACTGACATTTGGACAAGGCTTAATGAAcccaaaacatgaaaaaaaaaaaaaaaaaaaaaagaaaaaaaaaaaagcgcctCTGGGCACAGCCAAAACCGGAAAAGTAGAGATTCGAGCTGAGAGACTTAAGGACGATTTGTCTTTCATTTAAGCTCACCAATATTTGGGTGATTCAACAGCTTCATGATCATCACTTCCCGAAATAGCTGGAAACAAGAGACAAATGATGTCAATAGTGCAGCAAACAGATGATGTGTTTGTCCGTCACAGTGCGTAAATATCTTGTGTTTGTGCAAGTAGATCAGGTTTAAAACCTCCACCCAACTCTTTACTTCAGGAAGTATTTGGGTCTTATTTTCTATAATTAGTTGCCTGCTCTGACATGGACCCTGTGGAGTAA
Proteins encoded in this region:
- the LOC127429065 gene encoding serine/threonine-protein kinase MARK2-like isoform X7, with translation MSTRTPLLQIDQSHSESKPTVRSNMPHSTADEQPHIGCYRLLKTIGKGNFAKVKLAKHVLTGKEVAVKIIDKTQLNSSSLQKLFREVMIMKLLNHPNIVKLFEVIETEKTLYLVMEYASGGEVFDYLVAHGRMKEKEARAKFRQIVSAVQYCHQKRIVHRDLKAENLLLDADMNIKIADFGFSNEFTLGNKLDTFCGSPPYAAPELFQGKKYDGPEVDVWSLGVILYTLVSGSLPFDGQNLKELRERVLRGKYRIPFYMSTDCENLLKKFLILNPTKRGSLEQIMKDRWMNVGHEDDELKPFIEPQPDYKDPKRTDIMLRMGYSLDEIQDSLINQKYNDVMATYLLLDYRNSELDELSIKPRLGTDLTNNAQSPSHKGQRSSSNLKSRRSTDQSSSSSSKRPQGDSKHIVGSGSSTKVPPSPLISGDNKKTPTPSTNSILSSGTSRSRNSPIIERATLGVQNGKDSLNTPGSRASTASAAAVLATSSRTRHHKSMSTSSHPSPPDIHVHHPSTAQQRAPVVSPSAQNINISSMADRTNFSRGVISRSTFHAGQQRATRDQQASAYNDPSASPSLSHGNSQVRRPGTGIFSKFTSKFVRRNLSFRFPRRSPYEGEGRDEASRPMLSTADKMEKGTQGLPVDENKDSLSSSSPASSTPSSTQASKDNKPRSLRFTWSMKTTSSMEPNEMMKEIRKVLDSNSCEYELRERFMLLCVSGNPTHDDFVQWEMEVCKLPRLSLNGVRFKRISGTSIAFKNIASKIANELKL
- the LOC127429065 gene encoding serine/threonine-protein kinase MARK2-like isoform X12 → MSTRTPLLQIDQSHSESKPTVRSNMPHSTADEQPHIGCYRLLKTIGKGNFAKVKLAKHVLTGKEVAVKIIDKTQLNSSSLQKLFREVMIMKLLNHPNIVKLFEVIETEKTLYLVMEYASGGEVFDYLVAHGRMKEKEARAKFRQIVSAVQYCHQKRIVHRDLKAENLLLDADMNIKIADFGFSNEFTLGNKLDTFCGSPPYAAPELFQGKKYDGPEVDVWSLGVILYTLVSGSLPFDGQNLKELRERVLRGKYRIPFYMSTDCENLLKKFLILNPTKRGSLEQIMKDRWMNVGHEDDELKPFIEPQPDYKDPKRTDIMLRMGYSLDEIQDSLINQKYNDVMATYLLLDYRNSELDELSIKPRLGTDLTNNAQSPSHKGQRSSSNLKSRRSTDQSSSSSSKRPQGDSKHIVGSGSSTKVPPSPLISGDNKKTPTPSTNSILSSGTSRSRNSPIIERATLGVQNGKDSLNTPGSRASTASAAAVLATSSRTRHHKSMSTSSHPSPPDIHVHHPSTAQQRAPVVSPSAQNINISSMADRTNFSRGVISRSTFHAGQQRATRDQQASAYNDPSASPSLSHGNSQVRRPGTGIFSKFTSKFVRRSPYEGEGRDEASRPMLSTADKMEKGTQGLPVDENKDSLSSSSPASSTPSSTQASKDNKPRSLRFTWSMKTTSSMEPNEMMKEIRKVLDSNSCEYELRERFMLLCVSGNPTHDDFVQWEMEVCKLPRLSLNGVRFKRISGTSIAFKNIASKIANELKL
- the LOC127429065 gene encoding serine/threonine-protein kinase MARK2-like isoform X9, which translates into the protein MSTRTPLLQIDQSHSESKPTVRSNMPHSTADEQPHIGCYRLLKTIGKGNFAKVKLAKHVLTGKEVAVKIIDKTQLNSSSLQKLFREVMIMKLLNHPNIVKLFEVIETEKTLYLVMEYASGGEVFDYLVAHGRMKEKEARAKFRQIVSAVQYCHQKRIVHRDLKAENLLLDADMNIKIADFGFSNEFTLGNKLDTFCGSPPYAAPELFQGKKYDGPEVDVWSLGVILYTLVSGSLPFDGQNLKELRERVLRGKYRIPFYMSTDCENLLKKFLILNPTKRGSLEQQIMKDRWMNVGHEDDELKPFIEPQPDYKDPKRTGQHPSSAGGWKRDIMLRMGYSLDEIQDSLINQKYNDVMATYLLLDYRNSELDELSIKPRLGTDLTNNAQSPSHKGQRSSSNLKSRRSTDQSSSSSSKRPQGDSKHIVGSGSSTKVPPSPLISGDNKKTPTPSTNSILSSGTSRSRNSPIIERATLGVQNGKDSLNTPGSRASTASAAAVLATSSRTRHHKSMSTSSHPSPPDIHVHHPSTAQQRAPVVSPSAQNINISSMADRTNFSRGVISRSTFHAGQQRATRDQQASAYNDPSASPSLSHGNSQVRRPGTGIFSKFTSKFVRRPMLSTADKMEKGTQGLPVDENKDSLSSSSPASSTPSSTQASKDNKPRSLRFTWSMKTTSSMEPNEMMKEIRKVLDSNSCEYELRERFMLLCVSGNPTHDDFVQWEMEVCKLPRLSLNGVRFKRISGTSIAFKNIASKIANELKL
- the LOC127429065 gene encoding serine/threonine-protein kinase MARK2-like isoform X5; this encodes MSTRTPLLQIDQSHSESKPTVRSNMPHSTADEQPHIGCYRLLKTIGKGNFAKVKLAKHVLTGKEVAVKIIDKTQLNSSSLQKLFREVMIMKLLNHPNIVKLFEVIETEKTLYLVMEYASGGEVFDYLVAHGRMKEKEARAKFRQIVSAVQYCHQKRIVHRDLKAENLLLDADMNIKIADFGFSNEFTLGNKLDTFCGSPPYAAPELFQGKKYDGPEVDVWSLGVILYTLVSGSLPFDGQNLKELRERVLRGKYRIPFYMSTDCENLLKKFLILNPTKRGSLEQQIMKDRWMNVGHEDDELKPFIEPQPDYKDPKRTGQHPSSAGGWKRDIMLRMGYSLDEIQDSLINQKYNDVMATYLLLDYRNSELDELSIKPRLGTDLTNNAQSPSHKGQRSSSNLKSRRSTDQSSSSSSKRPQGDSKHIVGSGSSTKVPPSPLISGDNKKTPTPSTNSILSSGTSRSRNSPIIERATLGVQNGKDSLNTPGSRASTASAAAVLATSSRTRHHKSMSTSSHPSPPDIHVHHPSTAQQRAPVVSPSAQNINISSMADRTNFSRGVISRSTFHAGQQRATRDQQASAYNDPSASPSLSHGNSQVRRPGTGIFSKFTSKFVRSPYEGEGRDEASRPMLSTADKMEKGTQGLPVDENKDSLSSSSPASSTPSSTQASKDNKPRSLRFTWSMKTTSSMEPNEMMKEIRKVLDSNSCEYELRERFMLLCVSGNPTHDDFVQWEMEVCKLPRLSLNGVRFKRISGTSIAFKNIASKIANELKL
- the LOC127429065 gene encoding serine/threonine-protein kinase MARK2-like isoform X1, whose translation is MSTRTPLLQIDQSHSESKPTVRSNMPHSTADEQPHIGCYRLLKTIGKGNFAKVKLAKHVLTGKEVAVKIIDKTQLNSSSLQKLFREVMIMKLLNHPNIVKLFEVIETEKTLYLVMEYASGGEVFDYLVAHGRMKEKEARAKFRQIVSAVQYCHQKRIVHRDLKAENLLLDADMNIKIADFGFSNEFTLGNKLDTFCGSPPYAAPELFQGKKYDGPEVDVWSLGVILYTLVSGSLPFDGQNLKELRERVLRGKYRIPFYMSTDCENLLKKFLILNPTKRGSLEQQIMKDRWMNVGHEDDELKPFIEPQPDYKDPKRTGQHPSSAGGWKRDIMLRMGYSLDEIQDSLINQKYNDVMATYLLLDYRNSELDELSIKPRLGTDLTNNAQSPSHKGQRSSSNLKSRRSTDQSSSSSSKRPQGDSKHIVGSGSSTKVPPSPLISGDNKKTPTPSTNSILSSGTSRSRNSPIIERATLGVQNGKDSLNTPGSRASTASAAAVLATSSRTRHHKSMSTSSHPSPPDIHVHHPSTAQQRAPVVSPSAQNINISSMADRTNFSRGVISRSTFHAGQQRATRDQQASAYNDPSASPSLSHGNSQVRRPGTGIFSKFTSKFVRRNLSFRFPRRSPYEGEGRDEASRPMLSTADKMEKGTQGLPVDENKDSLSSSSPASSTPSSTQASKDNKPRSLRFTWSMKTTSSMEPNEMMKEIRKVLDSNSCEYELRERFMLLCVSGNPTHDDFVQWEMEVCKLPRLSLNGVRFKRISGTSIAFKNIASKIANELKL
- the LOC127429065 gene encoding serine/threonine-protein kinase MARK2-like isoform X2, with amino-acid sequence MSTRTPLLQIDQSHSESKPTVRSNMPHSTADEQPHIGCYRLLKTIGKGNFAKVKLAKHVLTGKEVAVKIIDKTQLNSSSLQKLFREVMIMKLLNHPNIVKLFEVIETEKTLYLVMEYASGGEVFDYLVAHGRMKEKEARAKFRQIVSAVQYCHQKRIVHRDLKAENLLLDADMNIKIADFGFSNEFTLGNKLDTFCGSPPYAAPELFQGKKYDGPEVDVWSLGVILYTLVSGSLPFDGQNLKELRERVLRGKYRIPFYMSTDCENLLKKFLILNPTKRGSLEQIMKDRWMNVGHEDDELKPFIEPQPDYKDPKRTGQHPSSAGGWKRDIMLRMGYSLDEIQDSLINQKYNDVMATYLLLDYRNSELDELSIKPRLGTDLTNNAQSPSHKGQRSSSNLKSRRSTDQSSSSSSKRPQGDSKHIVGSGSSTKVPPSPLISGDNKKTPTPSTNSILSSGTSRSRNSPIIERATLGVQNGKDSLNTPGSRASTASAAAVLATSSRTRHHKSMSTSSHPSPPDIHVHHPSTAQQRAPVVSPSAQNINISSMADRTNFSRGVISRSTFHAGQQRATRDQQASAYNDPSASPSLSHGNSQVRRPGTGIFSKFTSKFVRRNLSFRFPRRSPYEGEGRDEASRPMLSTADKMEKGTQGLPVDENKDSLSSSSPASSTPSSTQASKDNKPRSLRFTWSMKTTSSMEPNEMMKEIRKVLDSNSCEYELRERFMLLCVSGNPTHDDFVQWEMEVCKLPRLSLNGVRFKRISGTSIAFKNIASKIANELKL